The sequence below is a genomic window from Atribacterota bacterium.
TGAAAGTTAGCAGGCTTTAGAGATGATAGATGTCACAGAAGTAAAAATTCGGGGTTATCAAAAAGAAGACCGGAATGCCATCCGTGAGATTAGCATTGAGAGCAGCATTTTTGGTGAATATCGGAATGCCGTTTTTGATGATGAGGTTCTGGCAGATTTACTCACTGCTTATTTTACTGATTATGAACCAGTTTCCTGTTTTGTAGCAGAGAAAAAAGAATATGTTATGGGTTATATATTGGGAACTAAAGATGTCAGAAAAATGCGTAATGTTCTTAAACGGAAGGTTATACCAGGTGTAGTAAAAGATTTATCTGGTAAAGGCCAGCTTTTTCGTAAGGGTAACCTGATTTTTATCAAAAATATAGTTTTTAGTTATTTTAAAGGAGAATTTGTGGCACCTGATTTTTCTCCTGAATATCCTGCAACATTACATATTAATATTGCTCCTCAATTCCGCGGACAAAATGTAGGTTCATTGCTGATAAATCATTATTTGGATTTTTTAAAAAAGGAAAGCATTTCAGGAATTCATTTTGGTGTCCTTTCTGAAAGAGCCAAAATGTTCTTTCTAAAATTGGATTTTAAAGTATTGTTTACTGGAAAATACACTTTCTTAAATTATCTAACCGGCGAAACTTTACCGCATTATATAATAGGGAAAAAATTATAAAGGAATGATATAGTAAACAGTTCTCTGTATTATGTTGAGTTTTTAAAAAATCAAGAACAACCTTGACTGCCATTCAAATGACAGCCAGGGTTGGGGATGGTATAGTTATGAAAAAAAAATTTAATTGGATCGATAAATACCTAACCAACAATGGCAGATTTGATAAGTCTGATACTCTCTACAGAAAAGTATACCTTTTAAATGCAATACTTACTATTATGCTAATAACTTGCCTTTTTTTTGTTTTTATTGATATTATTCTTTTCAAAATGTACAATGCTGCAATAGTTAATATAGCCGCCGTATTTTTAGCCTTTTTCACTTTAATATACTTTAAAAAGACCGATAAATATAAACCTGCAGCCTACATCTCGGTTGCGATTTTGATTATATGCCTGGTTTCCTTTTTTGGTATTACACAGAACAAGCATTATGCATTTTACTGGTTATCAATTTTGCCTCC
It includes:
- a CDS encoding GNAT family N-acetyltransferase; this encodes MIDVTEVKIRGYQKEDRNAIREISIESSIFGEYRNAVFDDEVLADLLTAYFTDYEPVSCFVAEKKEYVMGYILGTKDVRKMRNVLKRKVIPGVVKDLSGKGQLFRKGNLIFIKNIVFSYFKGEFVAPDFSPEYPATLHINIAPQFRGQNVGSLLINHYLDFLKKESISGIHFGVLSERAKMFFLKLDFKVLFTGKYTFLNYLTGETLPHYIIGKKL
- a CDS encoding PAS domain-containing protein, whose product is MKKKFNWIDKYLTNNGRFDKSDTLYRKVYLLNAILTIMLITCLFFVFIDIILFKMYNAAIVNIAAVFLAFFTLIYFKKTDKYKPAAYISVAILIICLVSFFGITQNKHYAFYWLSILPPITYFLLDLNSARIVLGLFGSYMLYFILSNSRNWGPAEFDAQSIFNILGATLSLVFMIAYYEKSRKEARAELSKTNLQLAESRENLNLILDSAAEAIYGIDLKGNCIFCNRSCIQMLGY